Below is a window of Nocardia asteroides DNA.
GTCGGCAAGTAATGTGACCAGAAGGTTCTCATATCCGTTAACACGTGCGCAGGCATCAGCAGCGTCGGCTCGGTGCAACTTGGTGCCGCTGAGCATGCGAGCAAGCGCTGTGGCCGCACCCGATGACGCGGCCGGGTATGTGTGGAACAGCAACTCGAGTGCTGCGCCGCCGAGCGGTCCCTCTAGCGGGTCCGCCGTATCGCGGGCACCGTTCGATACGTCTACGATGGTCTCGGCGACGTCACGGATCTTGCCTTGTGTACCGGCATCAAGGTCTGCGAATTCTTCTGACAGAATCTTGAGTGCGTGGCGTTTGCGCGATCCCAGCACTTGCGGGCTTCTCAGAAACGACAGCAAATAGTCCAGGTCAGCGGATCCCTCGAAGGTAGTGACTAGTCTTGCGTACCAGGCGGGGTAGTCATGGATGTAGCCGGAGAAGCTCCCGCGTCGGGTCTCGGTTTCGATGTCCGCCAGCTTTTGCCGGCATCGGTCGCCGATCGCGGTGGCTTCATCGAGTTGTATGGCGCTGAGTGGTATCTCTGCCGCGGCAGAGATATCTCCTTGCAGGAGCGCGTTGCGGAAGAGGGCTTCGGTGGTCGAGTTCCGTCCACAGGTTCCAGCGAGCACCCACTGAACCCGGTTGTTGTCGTCGTTGATTTCCACTGCCCGCCCGCCCAACGCTGTGCGCTGCGCAGAGGTGAGGCGAAGGACCCTGAGAAGCCGGTCGACCGCTGGCGCGATTACCTCTGCGTGTTGCGCCGGTAGGGTCGCAATGTGGTGCACGATCGCCTCGACATGGTCGTCGTCAGCGAAATCGACAAGTCCTGCGATCGCGTGGAGCCTTGCGGTCGGAAAACCGCCGTCGGTACTGACCTTGTTGACCAGCGACCCTCCGGGCTGTAGCGAGGCGATCAGCTCGCCAAGCCAAGTACTGGCAATGTCAGGAGGGAAATAGGGGCCCAGCTGACTCACCAGGGTCAGGTCGGCTCGGGAGGAGGTTCTAGTCATCGTGTCAGGCGTGACGTCGCGAACTAGTCGTGGCAGCACTGCGGCGGGCCCGTGACGCTTGACTTTGCGCACGGTGTTTTGCAGGTCCTTGTGTCGGCCGGATCGGCGGAGCAAGTCAATCGATTCGACGAGTCGCTCATCACTGGTACGCCCGGTGGACAAGTCTGCTTTCGCAAGTGTTCCTGCAGCAGCGTTCCATTCGGCCGAGAGTCCTGACAGGCGGGCGATCAGTCCGGCAGAGTACAGATCGTTGTGCACGGTGTCGGCTTCGAAGATCTGAACCGCTGGATCCTGGCTCCACTGTTTGAAGACGCGGTCGAGCGCGCGCGACAGACCGGTGGACATGGGGTAGCGGCGCCACCAAGAGGCGGTGGTATCGAGGGCGGTGACGACGTCCGTCATGCTCTGGTCGGTTCGATCGGTGCGGTCCGTGAGGGTGAACAGCAGCCAGATTGCGGCGGAACGGAGCGCCTCGACTGCAACGTCGTCGCGTGGCCCGGTGCCGAGATGGATATTGGCGGAGTTGACCGCCTCAATCGCGCCTGCGTGATCACCGATTTCAGCCAGGAGGCGGGCCTGGTGGATGTCAAGCCATCCTTTGTCACTGTTCGAGAGGGTTTCACTGTGCTGGCTGGTGAGTGCAGCCACTGCGTCAGAGATACGGCTCTGATCTTCCAGTGCCAGGGCAAGGCACACCGCGGCTGCGGACCTGAGATGCGGCGGTGTGGATTCTGCGGTAAGGAGCGTCTGCAGTGGCTCATGGATGCCACCGGTGAGCCACGAATAGATCGCGGCCGCCAGGCGCCAGCCGTGATCATTGTGGGCGTGAGCGTCCTCAGGGGACGGGACATCAGGGTGCTTGCCGGTGAAGTGACTCCATCGCTCGGGTGTGCCTTCGATGATGACCGAAATGGCTTCGGGCCAGGAAAACGCGACGTCGGTTCCCCGGCTGGGATGTGGGCTGACGATGCGGGGCACAAGCAGGCAGTATCGGGCCCGCTGGTCGGCGGGCAGATGTGAGGCGTTGAACCGCCAGCGTGCACCTTCGTGGGTCATGCGTCGTCGGGATCGCATAACCCAGTTGATCCATTGGTCGCGATGGTCCTTGGTGAGGCGTTGGTCATCGGGAACAAAGACTTTGATGCCGACCCCGGTGGATTGGATGTGTTCGGTGTCGAGGTAGGCCCATACTGCGGTTGTGGTGTCGTCGCTGATCAGGATGACGATGTGTGGCACATGGTGGTCGGTCCAGTACTCGCCGTGGTGGTCGGCGCCTTCGGTAAACCACCAGCCGCGGCGACCGTCAACGTGGCCTGGTCGGCTAAAGAACGAGTCGCCATGTTTAGCTTGAACCCCCAGCATAAGACCAAGGTCAGTGAGATCGTGTCCGCGCATCTGTACGAACAGGTCGGTACCGACGTCGTGCCTCCCTGTCGGTACAGGGCCCCACCCGAGTTGGTTGAAGAATAACGTGCAGAAGCTCTCACCTATCTCGCCCAACTGGACCGTCTTCGGCTGACGCGGTTTGCTCACATCCGTATTGTGCCTGCAACCGGGCAGTTGTTGTGATCAGGCAGCTACGTGTTGCACTCAGCGCCTTGTCCGGGCCAAGATGTGTTGGACCAGAGACGGTTTCGGGGGCTGCTGGTTTCTTCCGCAACGTGGTGAAACCTTCCGGAGCACGGGTCCCGTGTCGCCGTCGACACTGATGACGCTCGTGCCCGTGGTGGGAGGTCGGCCCGAGGTACAGGGCCGTTACTGTCCCCTCACTGGTCGGAGGTATCCACGTCTTGATGGCCGCGGCCGACGAGCTCCCAACGCGGTGTCCGAACTAGAACCGGAACCCCCTGCGAACGCAGCCAGCCCGACGAAGCGGCAGACGGCTGTACACCGAAGACTGCGAGGTCGTTGTGTGTCGGCGGCAAGTCTGTGCCTAGACACAACCTGCAGCCTCTCAATTTGACTATTGCGAGTATCGGAGGTCTACATCACCCTCGCCCACCGCGACCGGACCCGCCCGGTGTGGGGAAACATCGACCCCCACCGCCTCGCAGAGGTCCTGCACCACAAACGATGCCAGGTCTGCGGGGAAGACCTCTACGACACCCTCGTGCTGATGATCCGCCCGTCGGACTATCTGCGTGGCGTAGCAGTCGAACCTGGTTTGCACCCCGAGTGTGGCTGGTATAGCCGCCGGGCTTGCGTGATGCTGGCCGGGCACGTCGACCGCTACAACCCCGTCGGCAACACCCCACTCAACCTGTGCGGCGACCCGCTATGTCGCTGTCGGTACTGGGCGCCCGCCGAGACCACCACTCCGGGCCGGGAGGGTAAACCGGCTGAGGCCTGGTACGAGGCCTGGATCCGGCGCGAGGACTACGACGTGTTCACGGTCCCGGCCGACGAGTCCGGGCCCGAAGCCACCGGCATCGCGCTACGTGGGGTGCCGTTCCTACGGTTGCGTAAGGTCCGCGACCCGGCACCGAACACTGAGGATTCCCAGCCGATGGACTTGCTCGCCGCGGTCATCGCCGCCCGCACGCTCTGGGAAACCCTCGACCTCACCGAAGATCCCGACGCTCCCCGATAGCGGGTCGCCCCGGCGCGTTCCCGCATGCCGCGTTTCCTCGCCGCCAGCCCCATACGCGTATCTGTGCCGGGCAGTGACCGGCGCTCACCGTATCCACATGTTGTGGATACCCCTGTGGACAACCACAACAGGAGCCACCATCCGACCCGCCCGGCCGCAGCCGCAGCGCGGTCCCGCCCCTGCGAGAGGACTTCATCGACCGTGGACCTGACCATTTCCGCCGCATTCGCCCAGCAGTTGGCATGGGCGATCCTGGCCCGCGCCGCCCTCTACTTTCGCGGTGCGGTCGCTATCCTGCTCGCCGCTCAGGGCCCCGACGGGGCCGCCGACATCCTCGCCCGCGCCATTCCCGGCTTAGCGGTGCGCGCCGAAGCCGACCTCGCCGACGCCGACCGCATCGGTGCCCGGCTGATCATCCCCGAGGACCCCGAGTGGCTCGCCGGCTCACCGAGTTCGAGGACCCCGGCACCAACCGGTTCGGTCCGGTCGCGTTGTGGGCTCGCGGTGCCGGACCCCTCGACACCCTCGCGCACCGCGGCGTGGCCGTGGTCGGGGCGCGGGCGTGCACCGAGCACGGATACACCGCCACCCGCGACCTCGCCGAGACGGCCGCCGGGCAGGGGTGGACGATCGTGACCGGCGGCGCCTACGGCATCGACACCGCCGCCGTCGAAGGCGCGCTCGCCGTGGACGGTTCGGCTGTCGTGGTCACTGCCGGCGGGCTGCGCCACGCCTACCCCGCCACCAACGGTGACATATTCGAACAGATCACCCGACGGGGACTGCTGGTGTCGGAGTATCCGCCGTCCGACCGGCCCACCCGTGACCGGTTCCTGCACCGCAACCGGATCGTCGCCGCCCTCGGCGCCGGGATGGTGGTGCCCGAGGCCGGGATCCGCAGCGGCACCCTCAACGCCGTCGACTGGGCAAACCGGCTCAACCGGCCCGTGTCCGCGCTGCCCACCCCGACACCGACCGCTCCCGCGTGGGCCGGGTGCGCGGCCATGGTCGACAACGGCCACGCGCAGCTGGCCACCGACACCGGCCAGCTGCTGGCCGCTCTCGCGACCGCGGGCTGAATCATTCACCGACAGAAAGGAAATCATCGATGACCGTGCGGATGAGCAAGTTCGAACTGTGGTTCCCGCTGAGGCAGGTCGCGGCGATCGCCGAGCACGCGATGGCCGCGACCGAGCATTCCTGGCCAGACTACGACAGCGACAAACCCGACCCCGTCCCACCGGCGTTGGTGTGGGCCAAGGACCAGGGCACCTACCTGCTGTCCAACGGCCGACCCCGCCTGCTGGCAGACCCCGACAACCCCGAGAGCTCCTCGAAGGTGGTCTACGCGGTCGGTTACGAGCGGTACTTCGACTTCTCCTACACCGCGGTCGGTGGCGACGACTTCGCCGAATACATCTCCCTCACCGAACAACAGAACAGGACCTCGCTGATCGAGATGATCCGTCACCACGCCGCCAGTGGCGGCATCATGATCTTCACCGTGCATCCCGGCGGCCGCTACGAAATCGAGTTCAGTACGGCCGCTGCACCATTCGACCGATAGCGACCCGATTCGGATGCCGAATCGATATCGACCCTCGGACGCCTGTCGGACCGCCAGCCCGAGGGCAGCGGAGTAGATTCCCGTCTCGTCGGATCCCAAAGAGCCGGTGAGGGTGGGATTCGACATCAGGTGCGGTGCAGTCTCTGGCGGGATACATGCTCAGCACCCCGTCCCGGTCGGCCGAACCCTCACCCCGTCAGGGCCCGGCCGACCGGGACCACCTCACACCCGACGGTGGAGGTGCAACGCGCTGCCGGGTACCGCGGTGAAGTCGAGCGCTTCGAAGAACTGCCGGCGCCCCCACCGGCCATGCGGGTCGGTGTCGAGGACCACCGTCACCTTCTCCACGCCTACCTGTTGGACTCGTTGGATGAACGTGCGTACCAGCGCCGATCCGACCCCGCGGCGCGGTTGTACGACGCCGACCAGTGCGAGATGGCCCGTGTGCGGTTTGCCGGTCAGGAATCCTTCGGCCGTGCCGTCGCGGAGGGCGAGGAGCCGGACCGCATCAGGGTCACCGATCCCGGTCAACCGTGACGGTGCGGCGAAGACGCTGTCGCGCAGCTGGTGGATGCGGTCGAGGGAGGCGAGTAGCTGCGGGAGCAGTGTGTGCTCACCGTGGAGCTGCTCGACTTCGATCCCGTCCACACTGTCCACGCTGCCATACCGGTACGTTCGTACAGAAAATTCCGGCGAGCCGAGGCCCCGTCGACAACGACTTCTCGGCTACCGGTCGGCCGGGGTGAGCGCGTGCGCGGGGCACCATTGGTGGAGCTGGAGTTGCCCGTGCCCGTTGCCGGTGACCAGGGTGAAGGCGACCAGGCCCATCCAGGTTCCGTCATCGAGCAGCACCCAGGCATGGAGCCAGCCGGGGACGTTCCCGGCCAGGCGCAGGCCACCCAGTTTCACGCGCATCGCCGGCCGGTCCTGGCGGAAGTGTTTCGGCTTGGTCCCGATGGCCAGGTGGGCGGCGACGATCACCTTCTGCGGCGGATCGACGACGCGCCACGGCTCTGGTTTGAACTGCACCGGCCACTTCTCGAACACGCCGCCGAACTTACATGTCTCGAATGTATGTTCGATAACGGGTAGAGTGCTGGCCATGTCCGAGATGCCTGCCCCCGCGCCAACGGCAGCGGCGCTGGCCACCGTCCGCCGTCAGCTTGGCGTCTGCGCCGCGTTCGGCGCCGTGGCTGCCCCCGAGCAGCTTGACGAGATCGCGGAGCGCCTGACCGAGGTGCTGCGTGGCTACGCCGTAGCTGACACCCGCAGGTATCCGGGACTACGGCGTCCGCTGCGGCCGCGATCCGCACGGACCGTGCACCCTTGGCGGATCGACCACACGCCCAGCGATCCCGAACACCCGTTCTCATAGCCGACGCGCCCGTCGCCAGGAGGACCTTCGCCCGGGCAGACAAGCGGTTGCGGAGCACCGCTGCCGCTGTGCCCGAGGCGAGCGCTGTCGGCCGCCCGAAAAGGAGTGGAGCCGAGCCGCGAGGGTGCGGTTGGATAGCGACCTGCGGGCGCGGCGCGGGCCGCGAACCCGGATGACCAAGGGAGTGCACGATGTCGATCGCGACGCTACGCGGCGTGACCCTGGACTGCGCCGATCCTCGGGCTCTCGCCCGGTTCTACCAAGAGCTGACAGGCATGCAGCTCGGCTATGACAGTGACGAGTTCGTCGCCCTGACCGATGGTTCGGGTTGCGACCTGGGCTTCCAACGAGTCGACGGATACCGGGCCCCGCAGTGGCCCGGTCAGGACGTGCCGCAGCAGATGCACCTGGACCTCAGGGTCGCCGACCTCGACGCGGCGGAGAAGTCGGCGCTGGGGTGCGGCGCGGTCAGGCCGGACCACCAGCCGGGCGGCGACAGGTGGCGTGTGCTGCTGGACCCGGCCGGTCACCCTTTCTGCCTGGTCACTGGCTGACAGCAGGGAGATCTGGCCATTGCAACCCTTCTGGTGGTGTCGAAATTCACCAGTAGCGCAGAACTCTGCCTGCCGACCTCTAGCGCGGCCGCTCTCGAAGGCATTGTGCAGCGTCGAGAAAGTGGCTCACAACGCCGTCGGCGCTTGTCGGTGGATTGAAACCCGCTGGCCACCGTGTTTGGGGTGTGTGGTAAGCCCCGGACAGATTGGGGCGACCGAGTTCTACGCCCGTCGGCTGCCTGATTCGAAGCCAGGCATCGGTCAGGTCCGCATCACTGAGGTCGGCTCCGGTCAGGTCGGCGAGCATCAGGTTGGCTTTGTTCAAGACGGCGGAGGTGAGGTTCGCGCCTCGCATGTTCGCGCCCCTGTGGTCGCTGCTGTTGAACTCGACGCCGGTCGCGTGCGCAGAGGAGAAGTCGGCCCACCGCAGATCGCGAGCCCAGAAGGTCGCTGTCGCGAGTTCGGTTCGCCCGAATGTCGCGCACCTCAAGTCGGTCCCGTCGAAGTGAGCTTCCGGCATCTTGGCTCCGTCGAAATCGGCCGGCGAAGGAACCCGTCAGGTGTGCTTCGGCCAGGCACGTTCCACTGAGGTCGGGCAATGCACCCGCGTCGTGATTGACGTTGCGGCGGCCGAGCACTGTGAGTGCTGCTTGAACATCGATGGCCGTCTGTGGAAGCGGACCTGCGTACCTCCAACCTCTCGGCGCGCTGTCATCTCGAACCAGTTCCGGCAAGGTGCAGGCCGGCGTGTCGGCCGGGGCTTGTGTCCGGATGAATCCACTGAGGATTTCGATAATCGTCGGCTGGTCTTCGGCCGAGTCCTTGGCCAGGCGCTCGAGCGAGTAGATACCGCCGAGTCGGACGTTGACCTTCTCTGAGCCGAGGCTCTCGACGGCGTTGGTGAACCGCTCTGTCACCTGGCCTTGCGCGGACAGCCCGTACTGGTCGCGCGTGGACTGCAGTGATTGAGCACTGAACCACAGGGCCGCTACCGCGGTCAGAGCAGTCGCGATCGCAGCAACCTTGGTCCATCCGTCCCACTTCAGTAGTGGCGACAGGATTCGGCTTATCACGGGCTGTTGAGGTTGCGGTGTTGATCCAGCCGTGGAGGCCGAGGGCGGTGTCGAGTCAGCGTCGGATTCCGCTGAGACGCTACCGGAGCTGCCGTCGTCAGTGCTCAATGCTGTCTCCCAACATCCGCCGGAGCCCCACAAAACCGCTGGTTGCAATAGCATCGCTCGCCGCGTCTGCTCGTACGCGCGTAACGGGGTACTCAGTTCTGGGGCGGCGCCCACTCAAGAGCGCGCATCTGTCGAACCTGCGCAAGGTGCGCGGATTCATCGACGCCCTGCATCGCCGCTCCCCGACCTGACCGACAGGCAACTCGACGGCCGCGTCGGGCGCCGATGCCATCGCATCGTGGCGTTGTGGTTCTACGGTGTGTGGCTGTGCCGCAATTCGCCCTCGGAGTGCGAAATCGGCTGGACCACCCAGCACTGCGGGATCGACGGCCGCGAGTGGAGGCATCTTCATCGACCTGCAAGGCCCGATCGCCGCCATTGGCCGGGACCTCGAGTCTGGCCGGGCTCTGAACTTCCGCATCGACGCGACGATCGGCGGCCGCGCGGCGGGATCGGTGCGGGTGCCCACCGACGAAGCTTCCGAGGTCGCAGTGACGCAGCTGCGGGTGTGGTGCGCCGAAATCACCTGAACGAAGTCACCACCGGCTACCAGCCCGCGCGAACGACACTCCACGCCCTTCAGCGCTGACCAGACCGCACTGATCGAACCCACTTGAGGTCAGCAGAGTCGGCGCCGACCCGCGTATCCCGACCTGCCGTACTACAAGCGCGGATCGTGCACGAGCCGGAAGTCGTGCAATGCCTCATCCAGCCCGCCGGATGCGGTGAACTCGCGGCCGATGACTTCCCCCGCTGGTATGTCGCAGTCGCGGCCCATCACGGTGGCCGAGAGCACCAGCGGAGCCGTGTAGGAGTGCCATGGCGTGACGCAGTGCGCGTCGTCGCCGACGGTGAGCATCACCCACAATGGCACCCGGCCATCAGGGAGGACCTGGTAGTCGTGACCGGTGCTGGGTGCGTCGAAGTAGATCGGGTAGTCCTCGACACTCATTGGTTCCACTCCCGCCAGATAGTCGTGGTGCACGCACCGGGCTCGGACCGCGCCGACCCGTCGAACTGGTTGGCCGGCGGGCCGTTCCGAGATGACGATAGTGCTCCAAGCTGGTATCTCGAACAGGCAGAGCTGCAGATCGGGCTGAGCATGAAGGTAACCAGCCCGCGGAATCGGCGAACACCGACAGCGGCCCGCCCGAATCATCTCCAGCTAGAAGGCTGGACGGGGGCGGCCATTCCGGACGCAGGATAGTTGGGGCCACGAGCCGGCCCATGATTTCCTGTGCACCACAGTCGGGACGACGGCAGAAGCGCGAGCAGGAATGTGGCTGCGGGGAATACGAGCAGCAGGATCGGCAGAAACCACGGCAGATCGACATATGTTCCGAGCAGAGATCTCACCGCCGACTGCCCGAACGTCAACTCGAGGAAGATCTTGCTGCCGGGATCGAATCGGCCGAACTGCGCGACATTCGAAATCACCCCGAACACGTAGGCGCCGACGACTCCCGCGCAGCCCAGCGCCGCTACGGTCGGCCCTGGTCTGCCGCGCCGAAACAGCATGATCGCGCCGATCAGGAGCAGCACGGAGGCGATGACATCGACAACCATCAGCACCGCGGACACAAAGGAAGCCCACGCGGGCGCGAACCCCCACGCGAACAGCGGGTAGTCCGAAGTTGCCATCCACACGACCGCGGAGACCAACTCGATGAGGCCGCCGACCAGCGCCGAAACCCCGGCGATAATCGCTGTTCCCCCGCTCGGCGGTCGTCGTACTGGGTCGGGATGCATCAGGGTCCTCCAAGATTCGGCTGCAACCACTCTGACCCATACCCGCCCAATTGTCGTGCCACGCCTCGAGCTCACCCCCGATGGCGCTGCGACCGCCGACGTTCGAAGAACAACTGATCCACTTCCATCGGCATCGCCGTGATCTCGGCCAGTCGACTGTCGTATCCATGCTCGGTGATGCAGATCACTCCCGCAACCGTCCAACCACGACGGCCCGCCCGCCCTGCGAGCGCCTCGAACCCGTCATCAGACAGGCTCGACGTGGTTTTGTGGATAACGCGGTCGGGGGCGGCCTCTTGGATGTAGGCGTCCATGGCGTTCATCAACGCCTCGGTGTCGCCTTTCCACCGGCGTGGAGCAAGACGGTGCTGCGCGCCTCCACCGAGGCCGTCATCGTCGGCGCGATGCCCGGCTCCGGGCCGAACCGCGGCCACCTTCGGCGGCCTGGTCCTGGCCGGGCACACTCCCAAGGGCGGTTGCGCTGTATCGGCGGGGTCGGGACCGGGTTCTCCACCGAGTCCCGGCACACCCTGCGCGCCGCGCTTGAGGAGATCCGCCGCAACACCAGCCCGCTCGACGATCCGGCGCTGGCGGCGGTGCGGCGGCGGCGTGGTGGGTCGAGCCGGTGCTGGTCGCCGATATCGAGTATCGGGAGGTCAGCGGCGACGGTCTGCTGCGGCATCCCAGCTTCCGCGGGATCCGCACCGACAAGACCCCCGATGAGGTCGGCCTGCCCAGCTGACCCTCGTTCGGTCACCGTCGTTTCCGCACAGGTGTAGCTACGGCACACTCCCAGGTCGGTAACGGCCCGGGTAGGCCGCCCGGCTAGGGAGACATCGCGACTCCCGGCTCGGGGCGGCGCCGTAGCAGCGGCCCCGGACGGAATCAGGACTTACCCTGAGCACACGGAACTGGCCGTTCCCGGTATTGCTCCGCTGATCGCGGCCGCGCTCGGCGAACCCGCCTTCTTCAGCAGCTAGTCCAAGACCAATCGCGGCCGAGCCTCCGGGCGGCCGAAGGCCACAATTCGAGGCAGAACCTCGCGCAGTCGTGCCAGTTGCGCGGACGGCACGCGCAGTTGTGCCTCGATGACCGAATCGGTCAGCCCCAGATCGTCGAGGGCGTCCGGGTCGAGCGTCACGCGCAGAAGATCGCCGGTCAGTTCCACTTCACGCACGCAACCGTAGGCTGTGCCTTGATCCGGTATGACCAGGCAATGGGTGTCCATTCCCAGTGCGACTTCCTGTACGTCGGGCTCCTCGAAATCGCACATGAACAGCAGGAAGAACCCTTCGCCATCCGGGGACTCAGCCACGCCTGCCACCACGGCATCGTCTACGTCGGGATCATCCTGGCCACTTGCCACCAACGCCGTGAATCTGAATGCCATGCCGGGAGTTCTAGCACCTCACGGCCCGGTTGTCGTGGTGCTGCCTCTCCACCGGTCGGCGGCGGGCACCGAATGACTTCTCGACGTCCAGCCGGCGCGATTGCCAGCAATGGGGGTGATGCGGTGGGGAAGCTGGTCGATTCGGGTTACCGACCAGCGACGAGTTCAACATGGGCCGTGGCCGCGCCCAGGACTTCGAACACGGCACGCTGGTATGGAATGGCGGTGATCCGCGATCGGACTTCGACCCGCCGACCGGCACCGGCCTGGCGAAGATCTGTGAGAACCCCGCACCCGGTCAGCCGAGCCAGGCCGGTGTCGGTGCAGACGTCACGGTCGCAGAGGTACTTGCCGCACACCATCACAGCATGGATGGCGGGCAGCGGGCCGAAGGCACCCTTCCGGCCCAGGACCGCATCTTGTATCGCCCCTACCGACCATTGTCGGTTCTCAAGCAGTGGCACCAAGACTACAAGCGAGGACTCTGATCCTCCCCGCAGTGATGCAGCGTCGCCCGTGTGATGCCGTAGCAGACGAGCAGGTCACTGATCCTGCCCTGCACTGCCCAGACCTGTGGATCGTCGGGGTCCAGGCCGGCGTCGAGCAGCGACTGCCGGTCGACAGAGTCCATTCCCATGCCCGGTTCGACGGTTCCCGCAGTGGGCCGGTTCCGGTAGGCGATGTGACTGTCCGGCGCTTCGCCTACCGAGGCGGTGCCGGACCTCAGTCGGATGCGGCGGGGATCAGGTCGGTCAGCCGCATCGACCGCGGGTGCGCGCCGGGCGCCTCCTGCAGCGTGGATCGAATGAGGGCGCGGTCGTCGTCGATCTCGAGAATCCGGAACTGGCGAGGTCCCATCGGGTCTGATCGTGGCTGACCGCCATATCTGTCACCGCCCGGGCCGCCTGAGCTGAGTGACGCGGTGCGTTGATCAAGCTATCTGTCGCCTAATCTCCATCATGCTTGTCACCGATCGCGTGCATGCCCCGGTTTTAGGCGGGTTGCCCGCGTAGGACTACGCCCCGATAAGCGGTCTCATCCAGCGCTGTGGCCGATCCGCCGACGGGCTACCCGCGCCGATGGGCTCACGCGGAACATCTCATCGGGATGGACGGCTTCCACACACGCCCAGTA
It encodes the following:
- a CDS encoding ATP dependent DNA ligase encodes the protein MLVADIEYREVSGDGLLRHPSFRGIRTDKTPDEVGLPS
- a CDS encoding GNAT family protein; protein product: MDGIEVEQLHGEHTLLPQLLASLDRIHQLRDSVFAAPSRLTGIGDPDAVRLLALRDGTAEGFLTGKPHTGHLALVGVVQPRRGVGSALVRTFIQRVQQVGVEKVTVVLDTDPHGRWGRRQFFEALDFTAVPGSALHLHRRV
- a CDS encoding Imm10 family immunity protein encodes the protein MAFRFTALVASGQDDPDVDDAVVAGVAESPDGEGFFLLFMCDFEEPDVQEVALGMDTHCLVIPDQGTAYGCVREVELTGDLLRVTLDPDALDDLGLTDSVIEAQLRVPSAQLARLREVLPRIVAFGRPEARPRLVLD
- a CDS encoding pentapeptide repeat-containing protein; amino-acid sequence: MPEAHFDGTDLRCATFGRTELATATFWARDLRWADFSSAHATGVEFNSSDHRGANMRGANLTSAVLNKANLMLADLTGADLSDADLTDAWLRIRQPTGVELGRPNLSGAYHTPQTRWPAGFNPPTSADGVVSHFLDAAQCLRERPR
- a CDS encoding DNA-processing protein DprA, with the protein product MARRLTEFEDPGTNRFGPVALWARGAGPLDTLAHRGVAVVGARACTEHGYTATRDLAETAAGQGWTIVTGGAYGIDTAAVEGALAVDGSAVVVTAGGLRHAYPATNGDIFEQITRRGLLVSEYPPSDRPTRDRFLHRNRIVAALGAGMVVPEAGIRSGTLNAVDWANRLNRPVSALPTPTPTAPAWAGCAAMVDNGHAQLATDTGQLLAALATAG
- a CDS encoding DUF4365 domain-containing protein, translating into MSKPRQPKTVQLGEIGESFCTLFFNQLGWGPVPTGRHDVGTDLFVQMRGHDLTDLGLMLGVQAKHGDSFFSRPGHVDGRRGWWFTEGADHHGEYWTDHHVPHIVILISDDTTTAVWAYLDTEHIQSTGVGIKVFVPDDQRLTKDHRDQWINWVMRSRRRMTHEGARWRFNASHLPADQRARYCLLVPRIVSPHPSRGTDVAFSWPEAISVIIEGTPERWSHFTGKHPDVPSPEDAHAHNDHGWRLAAAIYSWLTGGIHEPLQTLLTAESTPPHLRSAAAVCLALALEDQSRISDAVAALTSQHSETLSNSDKGWLDIHQARLLAEIGDHAGAIEAVNSANIHLGTGPRDDVAVEALRSAAIWLLFTLTDRTDRTDQSMTDVVTALDTTASWWRRYPMSTGLSRALDRVFKQWSQDPAVQIFEADTVHNDLYSAGLIARLSGLSAEWNAAAGTLAKADLSTGRTSDERLVESIDLLRRSGRHKDLQNTVRKVKRHGPAAVLPRLVRDVTPDTMTRTSSRADLTLVSQLGPYFPPDIASTWLGELIASLQPGGSLVNKVSTDGGFPTARLHAIAGLVDFADDDHVEAIVHHIATLPAQHAEVIAPAVDRLLRVLRLTSAQRTALGGRAVEINDDNNRVQWVLAGTCGRNSTTEALFRNALLQGDISAAAEIPLSAIQLDEATAIGDRCRQKLADIETETRRGSFSGYIHDYPAWYARLVTTFEGSADLDYLLSFLRSPQVLGSRKRHALKILSEEFADLDAGTQGKIRDVAETIVDVSNGARDTADPLEGPLGGAALELLFHTYPAASSGAATALARMLSGTKLHRADAADACARVNGYENLLVTLLADHDQDVRERAITGITRRLVTDPELWSIYGPILTTAVATGGELAVAAVLRNTQTDNSVFTGILEELTQHPSISVRATAMKRLHSN
- a CDS encoding DUF6374 family protein translates to MSEMPAPAPTAAALATVRRQLGVCAAFGAVAAPEQLDEIAERLTEVLRGYAVADTRRYPGLRRPLRPRSARTVHPWRIDHTPSDPEHPFS
- a CDS encoding DUF3085 domain-containing protein — translated: MTVRMSKFELWFPLRQVAAIAEHAMAATEHSWPDYDSDKPDPVPPALVWAKDQGTYLLSNGRPRLLADPDNPESSSKVVYAVGYERYFDFSYTAVGGDDFAEYISLTEQQNRTSLIEMIRHHAASGGIMIFTVHPGGRYEIEFSTAAAPFDR
- a CDS encoding VOC family protein — protein: MSIATLRGVTLDCADPRALARFYQELTGMQLGYDSDEFVALTDGSGCDLGFQRVDGYRAPQWPGQDVPQQMHLDLRVADLDAAEKSALGCGAVRPDHQPGGDRWRVLLDPAGHPFCLVTG